A genomic stretch from Arachis stenosperma cultivar V10309 chromosome 3, arast.V10309.gnm1.PFL2, whole genome shotgun sequence includes:
- the LOC130966847 gene encoding uncharacterized protein LOC130966847: MHRNRTWAVSWLTLLDAAGVPFSAIVGCSIGRRRPMSWSALGSSSISSSSVDAPTPRCHCGVRSPIRTAWKCDYPSRRFYGCSGYGTSRKCSFFQWYDLEPPPRYSDVIRRLLETNEGIRSENTELKKTRQELLDELRSLQHSLYETRADLEAAISASTAMEDNMLASVATTRRRGVLITVLISAIILLVFLPVKIA, translated from the exons ATGCACCGCAACCGTACTTGGGCCGTCTCGTGGTTGACGTTGTTGGATGCAGCGGGTGTCCCATTCTCTGCCATTGTTGGTTGCAGTATCGGTCGTCGGCGTCCGATGAGTTGGTCTGCGTTG GGATCCTCTTCCATAAGCTCGTCCTCCGTCGATGCACCGACGCCTCGATGTCACTGTGGCGTGAGGTCGCCAATCAGAACCGCTTGGAAATGTGATTATCCGAGCAGAAGATTTTACGGATGTTCTGGGTACGGAACCAGCAGGAAATGCTCGTTCTTTCAGTGGTACGATCTAGAGCCCCCGCCTCGTTACTCTGACGTCATTCGCAGGTTGCTAGAAACGAACGAGGGCATTAGAAGCGAGAACACGGAGTTGAAGAAGACAAGACAGGAACTCCTAGACGAGCTGCGTTCTTTGCAACATAGTTTGTATGAAACAAGGGCAGATCTGGAGGCCGCCATTTCAGCATCTACGGCCATGGAAGACAACATGCTTGCGAGTGTCGCGACGACGAGGAGGCGAGGTGTTCTGATCACCGTGCTGATATCCGCGATCATTTTGTTGGTGTTTTTACCGGTGAAGATCGCTTGA